TCGCTGGTACCCGCGGAGGTGGCGCGAAACGCACGGGGCTGCGCTCATTGATTTGCATATGGAGCGTTCTGAGCACTCCGACTCCACGCAGCTCAGCCAAGAAGAGCGGGCGGCGATGCGAGCTGCTGGTCTCTTCGAGCGCACTCGCCATCTCCTCCCGATTGCCGCGTCTGGGCTCGGAACGGTTGCGCTCGCAGTGGGGTACATCCTTGCGTTGGGTGGTAACAACGCGGTAGGTAATCCGCTGTGGCTCTTCGTCGGTCCACTCCTGCTCAGCGCCTCGGTCTGGAGTCTTCGTGCAGCTACTGACGGGCGATGGAGCGTCCGCACCGCTGTGCCGGTGGTCGCGTCTGCATTCGCGGCGCTCGCGGCTATGGCGGCCCTGAACCTTGCAGTTCTTCGAGATGGCGGCGGCGTCATCCCAAACGTGGAGAGCCTGTGGGCGGTGGGCGCGTTGAGTGCTGCATTCATCGGCATTGCTGTGGCCGTCGCGACCGCGCCGAGTCTTCAGCGCGGCGGAATGACGCGAGACTGGGCCCTCACTATCGGCTTCGTCGCTGGTTTCCTAGGCACGGTGCCCCTCTACCTCGGCCTGCTCGCCGCACCTGCCGGCGTGCTAACCGGTGTCATACTGTGCGGGATCGCCATCCGCTCTGCGGCTCGTAGCCGCCGCGGAGCGGCAGCCGTGGGCGATCCTCGCGGCGAACTCGCCTAAATGCCGTCGATCACCGACCCAAGCCACACCGGTTCTCGCCGGCTGGCGGTGACGCTCGCGCAGTCCTCCGACGTGCCGTGCGGCCATCTTGTGACGGGCGCGCCAAGGATCACGCGCGGTTGCGACCGGTGGTGCGCGACTTGCTCCTGGCCTAATTTGCGCCGAGCCGAGACCAGTCGGCGTAGCGTGAGCGCGTGGACACGACTGAACTACGGTTGCTTGATTCTCAGGTGAGGGCTGGCCGCGTGTCACTCTTCCATGGTGGTGCGCCCGATTTACGCCCTGGCGACTGGGTTCTTCCGCCGTCTCTGTCGGGCATGCCGAGCATGCGCGAGAGGTCCGAAGCTGCCGGATTCACGCGCGTAATGACGTCGGAAGACCTCGTCTATGTCACCACGGAGCGTGCTCTTGCTGCCGCGTTCGCGGCCGATTGGACGACGCGGATGCCCGGAACGGGCCGAGGCTGGCTCTACCGAGTGGATCTTGAGGATCACGAGCTCGTGCCCGACGATGATCTTCCTCGGGGACCATTCATCAGCTTCCAGCTGCCCCGTGTCCGAGTGTCCGCTGTACTCGATCGCGGTGTCGATCCGAACGATCGACGGCACGTGCGCGAACTTCGCCGGTTTGTTGCTCTTATTGCATGAACGGCGGGGCGCGAGAGGTGGCGGCCACTGGGGAGCTTGCCCGAGCTCTGAGGAATCGGTGTCGCCATCGCCGGTGCGGACTCTCGGGTGGCGAATGGGTGGCGAATAGCACTGGCTGGAGGAGTGCTCGACTGGTTGCGCTCGGTCATGTAGGGCCACTACTCGCGGCAAAGTCAGCTCGTCAGATGCCCGCTCTGGTAATACGGGGGTTGCAGGTTCAAGTCCTGTAGCCGGCACTGTCTATCTGACACTCTGACCAGCTGACTTCCGTGGAATCACGCGGGAGGGCGTTCGGCGACCCTTCGCGCATACGTCGCCCTACCTGACCAGGCTTCTCCGACGCAACTCGTCCGGCGCCGTGCATGTGGTGGCTATGAGCGATATGAGTGTTGATCTGGACCCCTTCGAGATGTGGGACGAGGTGGAGCTGTCCGTGCGCACGGGCTTCCACGTCCGCAAAATCCGGCGACACCCTCGCGGTGCCGAAAATGACCCGCTTGGCCCGCAACGTCGAGGACACGCTGCACATGGCTCGCGATCTCACTGGGCGGGGAGCGATCTTCCAGATGGGCCACACGGTCTACGACCCGCGTGACCCGTGGTCGAAGCTGTTCCTGAGCTTTCTCGCCGCGATCGCGGAAGCCGAGGGTGAGTCGATCAGCCTGCGCACCCAGGGGCGGATGGAGAGCGGGCGATGAAGCTGATACCGATCCCCGACGTCGATCGGAACCCGCAGCTTTGGGTCAACGTCGATCACCTGGTGAGCGTGATGCCCATTTGCATGGGCGGCGCGATGGGGATCGTCGTCGACGCGGCGGACCTGAAGATCGATGGGATGCAGCCGTACCGGGTCAGACTCGGAGAGCATGCCAATCGCGCCGCTGCGCAGCTGGCGTTCGAGAAGTGGATGGAGCAGCTGCAGGGCGATCTGTCCTGAGCGCAGCAGCGAGAGGTGACCCAAGGGGGCTTCGGTCGCGATAGGGAAAGGGTTCAGTTCTGCACACACTCGCGGGCTGGATTGAACTTGTCGCCGGTTCATCCCCCACACCGCACTCAGTTTTCTGCGCTCGAGATGTCTCCATCGTCGCCCAGCTCGAGAATCGAAGCAGCAGCACGGGTGGCCTCGTCCACGCGGCAGTCCTTCGGTGGGAAGAAGAGCCCGACGCCGCCACCGATCAGGTAAGCGTCCCACGTTCGTCCCTGCACATCAGCGACTCGTACGGCTCGAGCGTGCCCGGGTAAGGGGAGGAACCGCACACTGCCTACGCTGACGATCTGATCAGATGGCAAATCGACGAGCGTCGCTCCGTGCCGGTCGACGATGCGCAGACGCGATCGGTCTGCATAGAGGACACTTGCTCCGTCATCTCTCATCCCGCGTCGATCATCGGGCCCATAGGGAAAGGTAGCGACGGCCGCTAGAGCGAGAGCGAGCTGCCCTGACTCCGTTGCTTTGTGCGCTACTCTCTGCACGATCTTTCGCGGCTTGATCCGCAACTGATAGACGAGGGTTGCAGCGAATCCAAGTACTGCGACGGCCCAGGCCGCCTGCAGGTAGTCCCCGCGAACGACCCCGATGGAGAAGAGCGTTGCGCATGCAAGGCCACTGCAAAGAAGCAGAAACGAGTACATCCACGCACCAACGCGTGATGACGCCATGACGAACTCAATACCGAGCATTAGCGCATCTCTCTGGGGGGCGTCATGGATCGCCACGGGCCCTGCTTGGTGAGACTGATGATGATCGTCCAATTCTATGGAGGGGCCTTACGACGCTTCGATCGCGCTGAGTCCGAAACTGTGCACGTATGAGGGAAGGTCGAGTCTGGATTGTCGGGATGTCGCGTAGACAGTCGCGGACCCAGAGACCGTCTCCAGCCGCGTATCGTCGACCTCCACTATCACTGTCCCAACGTCGACGTGCGGCAAGTCGTGTCGAAAGCGCTCACCGACCAGTGCAACTGCGCTCTCTTTGGTGTCGGTAAGAGCTAGGGAATACCTGTCGTGCAATGTGTCGGAATCCTCGTTCCAGATGGTCCGCACTCCGAAGAGCGATACTCCTGCATACGGCGGTAGGCGCGCGGCGTACAGCTGCTGTTCGAGCGAGAACGGTCCCATCGACCGGGGTCGGCTCCCCGGGCTGAGGGGAATCAACGGGGCAGGATCGCGAACTAACAGGCGGGCTTCGATCCCCGGTTTCCTGATTCGCCAGTCGAGCAGCGTGGGCGTGAGGTCTTCGACCCCGACAGAATGTTCTCGTTTCGCTATCTGTAGCTGCCGTCAGATCCACACCTGGACAGCTGAGCTTGCGGTCGACGCTGGGCGCTCTTGGCGCTGGTGATCCCGTATTTCCGCGTTTGCCCGGCCTTTGTGATCTCGTAAACGGGGTAGTTCTTGTCCGGTCTGTAGTTTCGTCCGCTGGGACGGGGCACCACGCGTGGCTCGGCACGCGCGATCTGTTCCGCCGCAACGCCAACGACGGCGACAACGGCAGCCACGGCCACAACGCCACGTACGGCCCACCCGATGGGGCCGAGAATCGCCAGAGGCGCCGCGGCTACGAGCATTGCAAATTGACCGGACAGGTCGAGCTGGTTGATGGGGTCGGTGGGGTAGATGTAGTCATTTTCGACGCCGCCTTCTACGGGATCGACGGAGAGGAACCGTCCAAGGCCGGGGACGTACTGGCATGCGCCCCTCTGGATCGTTGCGACAGATCCTGTGTGCTCGTAGAGCTTCTGGTGCTGTCCGAGCCATCCGGGGTCCGCGTCACTGCCGCGCAGCGTGGGAGGAAGCTGACGCAGTTGTATCCGAGAAAGACGTCCTCGTCGACGGTCGATCCGGATGTTCGGTGTCGCCGACGTTCTTCTCGAGAGTCACATTCTCGCCGGCGAGACTCATCTCGGCTACTTGAATGGAGGCGGTGAGCTTGGCGCGGTTCCCGGGCCGGCTCTCTTCGTCGACCATGCTGCGATTCCGCGGTGGCGGGGGTCTTGTTATCGGCAGAGTTGAGGTGGCCAAGGCCTGAGCGGCGGAGGCGTGGGTCTGCATGGCAATATGTCGATAGGTAAGGAGCCTCATGTTCGATGAGTTCCGACGCGAGTTCGGCGCACGACGCGACGTGGTGTCGAGTGCAGGCCTGCCCTGGCACGATGACGCACTGCTTACGGTGCCCGGATACTCGTCCTTCATGGACGAGTTCGCAGGGGCATCGTTTCGTGGCGGTCTTTACCGACTTCATGACGATGAGTCGGGCCCGGCCGCAGCACAGTGGATCTCAGAGATGTTTCCGACGACGGACATCCGCCCCTTCGCCTTCGATTGGCTCGGGCGTCAGTTCGGCTTCGACGCCGCGGCTGCGGAAGATGCACGTTTCCGATCGGTGCTTCTCGTCGAACCCGGGACGGGAGAGATCCTGACGATCCCCGCGACGTTCGACGATTTCCATGACTCAACGCTGCACGAATACGAAGACGCTGCGCTTGCGTCAGCCTTCTTCTTGGAGTGGGTGAATGAGTGCGGGCCTACGCTGCCGATCAGCCATGACTACTGCGTTGGGTACCGAGTCCCGTTGTTCCTCGGCGGGGCGGATGCTGTGACAAACCTGGAGCTCACAGACATGGCGGTCTACTGGGGAGTCACGGGTCAGCTGTGGCTGGCGACGAGAGCGATGCAACCGGGGACTGGACTGGGGAGCGTGAGCATCGGTCGTGGCGACAGCTGAAGGGCAGAAGCAGCAGCTCGATGCTCGCGCCGTCATCCGAGAAGGAGCGGAGGATCTGTCTGCCCTGCAACGCCGTGAGGGCGCGGATCGCTATCCGGCATCGCCGAGAGACGGCTCTCGGGACGTGCGGCGTGGAGGCCCACAGTGAATCGAACACCCAGGCAGTACACGGCGCACCACGAGCCCATCTGGCGAGAGCGTGCCAACTTCATCGTCGTCGCGCCGTTGCCGGAGCAGGACCGACATGAGCAGCTGTGGTGCCGGCAGCTGACCGAATCGACATTCGAGGTCTGCTGCATACCGTTCTTCCTCTACGACGTCGCGCTCGGAGACGTTGTCGAAACCGAGACGACGTCGGAAGGAGCTTTCAGCGTCCGTCGCGTGACGGAGCATTCGGGGCGTTACGTCTTCCGCGTGCTCTTCTCTGACCTCTCAGCCGAGACGCAGGCCGAGGTCCAGGACCGTGTGATGGGTCTTGGAGGAGCGGTGGAGCGGGGGACCCCCAAGCTGATCGCGATCGACGCGGAGAATCAGAGGGTCGCTTCCCGAGTCGCCGATTATCTGCAAACCCAGGAGGCTGACGGCAGGCTCTTCTACGAGACGGGCAGAGTATGACCGCGCCAGGAGGTCAAGAGGTGGTGCTGGAAGAGCTCGCCCGCCGTGGATACCACTTCGACTCGCTGGCAAACCTGCGTCGGTCTGGGCTCCGGTACGTCAGCGCGATCCCCGTGCTTGTACAGGCGCTCGAAGGATCAGATGATGACCGTGTCGCGATGGAGATCGTCCGTGCGCTGAGCGTTCCGTGGGCGCGACCGACGGCGACCCGCGCGCTCATTCAGTTTTTCCGTCGAGCTGATGTGCCGTCAAATATGGGTGTTCGTTGGGCCGCAGGTAACGCGCTGGAGACGTCCTGGGATGACGCGGCTTTCGATGAGTTGGTCGATCTGGCTATGGATGTGCGGTATGGGCGGGGACGAGAGATGATCGTGTTCGGGTTCGCCAAGTCCAAGCGTCCGGAAGCGAATCAGGTGTTGCTGCGGTTGTTGTCTGATCGTGACGTCAATGGGCATGCCGTGTCGGCGCTTCGGAAGCGAAAGGTGCGGTTGCCCGCTTCTGTGCTCGACGGACTGCTCCACGATGACCGCACGTGGGTGCGCAGAGAGGCGCAGAAGGTTCTGGAGGCGTACCCGGTTGGCTCCGCTGGGACACGTCAGGTCCGTACTCTGCATTCGAGCAATCTGGACGACGTCAATGCGCCATGAACCGGAACTCTATGGTCGAATCTGCGGCTACCAGCCGCCGGACCTTCCGTGGGGAACGAGCGGAGAAGACCCATCCTGGGATATTTGTCCTTGCTGCCGTGTTGAACATGGATACGAGGACTCAACGCCCTCCAGCTCGCTTCGCTTCCGCGATCGGTGGCTCGCCGCCGGTGCGCCTCTGTTCAAACCCAGGATCGTCGATGACGATCTCGCAGTGCCCGACCGTCTGCACCGCGTGCCTGAGCAGTATCGGTAGATGCCGCCCGTCTCACCCCCGTCATATGGTCGTTTCCCGCGAGATGCGAGGCTGCGTGCCCCTGAAGGAAGTGACCGCTTACGGTGCTCGATGCGCGTGGATCGCTCGAGCAGCCAGGAACGGCTTGATGGAGGAGAGGGCGACAACCACACCGCTCGCTACTCCTGCAAACCCCATGAAGCCCTGCGCGGCATAGGGCAAGCTGAGGAACGTCAGCATGAGGCCCAGGAGTACGAGCAGAACCCCGCCGATGATGTTCGCCCTCATGATCCGACTCTACTGACGCCGCGCAGAGGAGTTCCGGAGGTCGGTGCGCCAGCTGGGGGCGTCTTGTGACGTAGTCAGACGGGTCGGCATACTGGACCGACGTCCATTACTCGACGTTCGTGACTATTCGAGGGGCCATGGAGTGACAAGCCTTGTGGAACCTCTGCGGGCGGGGATGGGGAGCGCCTTTGTGCTGCTTGCCGGGAGACGAAACGAGATCGCCACGGCCCGGTGGAAGTGGAGCACGGGGCTGGGAGTTGCGGTGCGCGTTGTGCGCGGGCGGAAGATGAGGGACGCGGCGGGCGTATTCGACGAGTTCGCGGCTGCTCTGCAGTTCCCCACCTACTTCGGAGAGAACAGGGATGCGTTCGACGAGTGCATCAGTGAAGCGGACGAGTTCTCTCGTGACGTTGGGCTCGTCGTTCTCCTGACTGAGCCGGATCAAGTGCTGGCGGATGAGTCGCCGGCGTCTCTGAAGTGGCTGGTGTCATCGCTCGAGCACGCTGCGCTGGAGTGGGGAACACCGATCGCCTTGGGGGAATGGTGGGACCGCCCGGCTGTTCCCTTCCATGTCGTTCTTGCCGGCGAAGGCCCCACGACCGCGGCATCGATTGCACGCTGGGAAGCGGCCGGCCTCTCGGATCTCGGCACGGTGGACGCCGACGGAACGATCGGCTAGTTTCTGGCAGTGATTCCTCTTGCAGACGTGCTACGCCCTCACGGCGTTGATCTAGCGGGATTGCCGGCCGCCGAGGCCGATCCCTTCGCTCAGGAAGGTGCCCTACAGGAAGCACAGCTCTTGTCCGTCCGGTTCGATGCCGTGACGGGTGTTGCCGGGCTCCTTTTCGAGATGCGCCCGTCGTTGCAGGTCCGGGATGCGAACACAGGTGTGCTTGTGGCACGGCGTGTTCGAGAGCTTTCATGGTCGAGCCCAGCGCGAAGCGGTGGGCTGTCGGCCTGGCCGGTCGGGAGTTCCACCACCCATCGTCGCGCCGGGATGGTGCGATTCGAGCTCGATATGTGGCCGGCGCCCGGGGCATCTCTCTCCTTCGAGGCGTCGGACGCCGACTTCTTCCTCGGCAGGGTCCCAGGGCTCACGGCTGCGCCGCCTGACTACACAGAGGTGTCGCCAAAGGAGGCGGACGGTCGGATCGCCGATTGGAACTCGAGCTTCGTGCCCGTCGGGCTTTCACGATGTCTCCCGATCCCGCCCGATGCTCGCGTCGGGTAGGCCGGGAGTTCCGGCCCTGCAGGAGTCGATTTCTCGGCACGATCGATCGGTTCACGCCGCCATGAATGTCGTTCACCCATCCAGCGAAGAGTCGATCCTCTCGCAGCTCGCGACCCTCGGCTACGCATCCTCGTCGTTGGCTGATTTGCGACGTTCTGGCATCCGATACGTGAGCGCCATCCCCGTGTTGGTGGATGCTCTGGAACGAGAGACGGATGATCGCGAAGCAGAGGAGATCGTCCGCGCACTGAGTGTGCCATGGGCGAAGCCGGTCGCTATTCCGGCGCTCATTCGGTTCTTCCGGCGCGCATCTGACCCAACCAACCTGGGAGCACGGTGGGCTACAGGGAGCGCTCTGGAGATCATTTGGGACGATGCGTACTTCGACGAGCTGGTCGATCTGGCGACGGATGTGCGGTATAGGCGGGGACGAGAGATGGTTGTGCTCGGGTTCGCCAAGTCGAAGCATCCGGAGGCGAATCAGGTCTTGTTGGGGTTGTTGGCGGATCGTGACGTCAATGGGCACGCCGTGTCGGCGCTCCGGAAGCGAAAGGTGCGGTTGCCCGCTTCGGTGCTCGGCGGACTTCTCCGGGATGACCGCACGTGGGTACGCAAAGAGGCGCAGAAGGTTCTCGAGTAGGCGATCGTCGGCTTCGTAGCGGCGATGGTGATCGCCCGCCGTGCGATGCGATAGCGAGGCCCCTCAGCGTTGCCTGAGCGCACCGGGTGCGCGAACTCGATTCAGCCGAGGCTGACCGACTGATAGTAGGCGACGGCTGCCCAGACGAGCACGCCCACGCCGATCATCAGAGTGCCGACGCCGACGAACTGCCAGATGACGAGTCGGCGCTCGGGGGCGGGGAGGTCGCGAAAGGCCATGCGGTGATCGTAGCGAGTCCGCTGCGTCCATCGCGTGTCCATCGCGTTATCCACGGCGATGCGCTCGGCATCCGCCGGCTCGCACCCCTAGATTCGATTCCGTGGACGAGCACGAGCCGCGTACCGAACCCGACACCGTCACCGAAGCGATCTGCATTCTGGGCTACGACTGACCGATCGGCTCCTCTCCCACGCGCCCGGCTAGGCTGAGGAGTCGTGACCGCACCGACGACGCCCCGGCTTCCCGCCGGTGTGGCTCTCGGTGGTGCCGTGCTGGTCGGCGTGCTGACGGCGCTCCAAGCCCGCATCAACGGGCAACTCGGTCTGCGCATCGGTGACGGGCTCGTCGCCGCGGTCATCTCCTTCGGGTCGGGCCTCCTGGTGCTGGCTGTGGTGTCGGCGCTGCTGCCGACGGGCCGCCGAGGTTTCGGCGCTCTGGTCGCCGGCATCCGGGCGCGCACGATCCCGTGGTGGATGCTGGCAGGCGGCCTCGCCGGAGCGCTCACCGTCGCAACGCAAGGCCTCGCCGTCGCCGTGATCGGCGTTTCCCTGTTCACTGTCGGGGTCGTGGCCGGACAGACACTGAACGGCCTGGTGCTCGACCGCGTCGGCTACGGCCCGGCGGGCGTCGTCGCGGTCACCATGCCACGCATCGCGGGCGGCGCGCTGGCCCTCATCGCCGTCGGTATCTCGTTGCAGGGCGGCGTGGTGGAGCGCGTGCCCTTGTGGATGCTGGTGCTGCCCTTTCTGGCCGGTGTCGGCATCGCGTGGCAGCAGGCGACAAACGGGCGGCTGCGCCAGCGCGTCGGGACGCCGTTGACCGCGACCTTCGTCAATTTCTTCGGTGGAACGGTGGTCCTCGCCATCGCGGCCATCGTTCACGTCGCCGTCGTCGGCGCGCCCCGCGCACTGCCGACCGAGGCGTGGCTCTACCTCGGCGGCGTGGTCGGAGTGATCTACATCTTCCTGTCGGCGGCGCTCGTCGCCCACACCGGCGTTCTGCTGCTCGGCCTCGGCGTCGTGGTCGGCCAGCTCGCCACTGCATTCGCCCTCGATGCCGTGTGGCCCGCCGATGCCGGGCCCGGCTGGGGAACCGAACTGTTGATGGTCGTGGTGGCCGCAAGCTCGGTCATCGTCGCCCTCGCCCCCTGGCGGCGACAGCGACACTGATCGGCCGCCAGGGCCCGTCAGCTCTTCTTCTTGTCTTTCTTCGCGCCGGTCGTCGTCGCCCCGCCGTCCTTGTCCGCCGCCTTCGCGGAGGCGGGCATGCGGCTCAGATGTGCGCGCGGATCGACGCTCTTGCGCCGGCCGGGACGTGCGCCGCTGGGCTTGCCGCCGACATACAGCCAGCCGAGCAGTTCCTCGTCCTTCGTGAGTCCGTGCGCCTTGGCGACCGCCTTGGCTCGCGTGTAATGACCGGTGCGCCAGATGACGCCCCAGCCCGCCTCATCCAGCAGGAGGCTGAGCACATGGGCGACGCCCGAGGCAACCGCCTCCTGCTCCCAGCGCGGAACCTTCTCGCTCTTGCGGTAGCTGGCGACCACGGCGAGGAGCAGCGGGGCGCGCAGAGGCTTCGTCGACGGCTTGTCGTCGCCCTCGGCCTTGGCGATCGCGGCGCCGAGCGTCGCCCGGTCATCTCCGCGCAGCTCGATCACACGCCACGGTCGCAGCGAGGAGTGGTCAGCGACCCGCCCCGCTGCCGCGATCAGGGTGAGAAGCTCGGCGCGGGCGGGCGCGGCATCCGTCACCTTCGACCAGGAGCGACGGTTTCGCACCGCCGCCAGTGCGGGATAATCCGTGACCGTCTCGATCACGACGCGTCCGCCTCCGGGGCCGGGGTGAACGACAGTGACAGCGAGTTCATGCAGTACCGGTCGCCGGTGGGCGTGCCGAAGCCGTCGGGGAAGACATGTCCGAGATGCGAGCCGCAGTTCGCGCAGCGCACCTCGGTGCGGACCATGCCGTGGCTGCGGTCTTCGATCAGCTCGACGGCCTCGGGGCGCACCGACTCGTAGAAGCTCGGCCACCCGCAGTGCGAGTCGAACTTCGTTCCACTCTGGAACAGTTCGGCGCCGCAGGCGGCGCACGTGTAGAGACCGGCGCGGCTCTCGTCGAGCAGCTCGCCGGTCCAGGCGCGCTCGGTACCCGCCTGGCGGAGCACCGCGTACTGTTCGGCGGTGAGTTCCGAACGCCACTCGTCGTCGGTCTTGGTCACGCGGTAGGTCATGTCTGGCTCCTTACTCCACCCACCATTCAACCCGACGCAGGCCGCGGTCGGCTCGGCCCGCGAGAATGTCACCCATGAGTTCCCTCCCAGAATCGGTGTCGGCCCGCTATGGCCGGTTCGCCCGCGAGGAGGCTCCCGGACGTTCCGCGCTGTACGGCGAGTGGGCCGCCGGAGTCGCGGCGGATGCCGAGGCGCAGGAGGTGCTCGGTCGGATCGCGCCTTCTCATCGTCAGCCCCCGCTCGTCTTCGCCGCCGCTCGGATGCTCGGATCCGGCGAAGGCGGGTACCGCGAGTGGCGGCAATGGGTGCTCGCCCACGGCGACGAGCTGGTCGCGGAATGCGGGGCGCGCTCTCTGCAGACCAACGAACCCCTCCGGTGCGCCGCCCTGCTGCCCGCGCTTGCGGGCATCGACGGGCCGATCGCGCTGCTCGAGGTCGGAGCGAGCGCGGGACTGTGCCTCTACCCCGACCGCTACTCGTACCGGTATCGAGGCGTCGCCGGCGAGATCGTGCTCGATCCCCCCGACGGGGCGTCGTCGGTCGTGCTCGAGAGCGAGCTGCGCGGTCAGCACGTGCCCCCGTTGCGGCATCCGGAGATCGTCTGGCGGGCGGGCATCGATCTCGCGCCACTGGATCCGGCCGACCCCGCCACCGAGGCGTGGTTGACGGCTCTCGTCTGGCCGGGCGAGACCGGACGCGCGGATCGGGTGCGTTCCGCGCTGCGCATCGCGGCGGCGGACCCGCCCCTCATGTTCGCGGGAGACGGCGTCGAACAGCTCGCCCGCGCGGCCGCGGCGGCGCCGCGGGAGACGACACTCGTCGTTCAGACGCCGGGTGTCCTGGCCCATCTCGGATGGCATGCGCGACACGCGTTGATCGAGGCGGCATCCGCCGCAGGACGATGGATCACCCTCGATGCCCCCGCTCTCCACGAGGGCTGGCGCGGTGGCGCGCCGGCGACGTGTGCGGCGGAGGGCTTCGCGCTCGCACGAGACGGCATCGTCCTCGGCCGTGCCGATCCTCTTGGGCGATGGCTGGAGTGGCATCCCGGCGGGTGCGGCTGACGGGGTTAGCGTGAGGACGTGCCCCTCTCCGACCGCGATCGTCTCCTCCTCGACTTCGAGTCGCGGTGGATCGCACACGACGCCGTGAAGGAGGAGGCCATCCGCGCCGAACTCGACCTGGCGCCGGCCCGGTACTACCAGCTGCTCGCCCGCATCATCGATCAACCGGATGCCGCGGCGCACGACGCCATGCTGGTGCACCGTCTGCGCCGGCTCCGCGACGCGCGCGAGAGCGAGCGCGAGGGACGCGCGGCCGTTCCCGCCGTCCGCACGGGAACAGGCCGATAGCATTCTGGGGTGCCGAGTACGCCCCCGCAGAAAGACCGCTTCGATGATCTCGCCCTCGAGGGAGGGCGCATCGGTGCTCACCGCGCCGAGAATCCGCGTCTGCGAGGCGGAGTCGTGGTGCTGTGGTCGATCATCGCGATCGTCGTTCTGGTCGCGGTCGGCATCTTCGGCACGCTGATCGCCACTGGCCGCGTCACCCTCTTTCCCACGCCGAGCGCCACGCCGACGACCATCGCGACCGCCGAGCCGGGCATCGACACGTCCTACGCGGTGACGGTCCTCAATGCGACGACGCAGTCGGGTCTGGCCGGCTCCCTCGCGCAGACCATCGTCGCGGCCGGATGGGCGTCCGACAGAGTCACCGCCGGCGACGCCAGCTCCAAGGACTTCCCGACCACGACGGTCTTCTACTCCGACCCCGCCGAAGAAGGGGCGGCGCGCGGCCTCGCCCAGGTGATCGGCGGCGCGGCGGTGACCCTCAGCGACGCCTACGCCTCTCTTGCGGGTGGCGACGGCAGCAAGCTCCTCGTCGTCGTCATCGGCGCGGATCGCACGGATGCCGGAGCCACTCCGGCCGGCTGACCCCACCGCCCGGTGATCACGAGCGTGGTCATGAGCGCCGAGCGTGTTTCGCGCGTGTGAACAGTTCGATGCGCCCGTGTCAACAGTTGCCGGAACGGCGATTTCGCCGCTCTCGCGCTGGTTAGCATTGCGACGTCCCACCGCAGCATCAGGAGATTCGCATGGCCCAAGGCACCGTCAAGTGGTTCAACGCCGAGAAGGGTTTCGGCTTCATCACCGTGACCGACGGCCAGGACGTGTTCGTCCACTACTCCAACATCGACATGTCGGGATTCCGCGTCCTGGAGGAGGGGCAGACGGTCGAGTTCACCGTCGGAGCCGGTCAGAAGGGCCCCCAGGCCGAGTCGGTCCGCGTCGTCGCCTGACGCCGTCCGGCCCTCCCATCGCGCCCGCTCGGCGCGGCTTGCACTCGTCATGCCAGAGTGCCAGAATGAGTTAGCACTCAATCATCGCGAGTGCTAAAGACTCATCCTCACGTCCGGGAGGGACGACACACTTATGGCAAAGATCATCGCTTTCGACGAGGAGGCCCGCCGTGGCCTCGAGCGTGGCCTGAACATCCTGGCCGACGCCGTCAAGGTGACCCTGGGCCCGCGCGGTCGCAACGTCGTGCTCGAG
The sequence above is a segment of the Microbacterium sp. PM5 genome. Coding sequences within it:
- a CDS encoding LytR C-terminal domain-containing protein is translated as MPSTPPQKDRFDDLALEGGRIGAHRAENPRLRGGVVVLWSIIAIVVLVAVGIFGTLIATGRVTLFPTPSATPTTIATAEPGIDTSYAVTVLNATTQSGLAGSLAQTIVAAGWASDRVTAGDASSKDFPTTTVFYSDPAEEGAARGLAQVIGGAAVTLSDAYASLAGGDGSKLLVVVIGADRTDAGATPAG
- a CDS encoding cold-shock protein translates to MAQGTVKWFNAEKGFGFITVTDGQDVFVHYSNIDMSGFRVLEEGQTVEFTVGAGQKGPQAESVRVVA